Within the Aspergillus luchuensis IFO 4308 DNA, chromosome 5, nearly complete sequence genome, the region cttgattgattattCTTTTCATGTAGTGGTTACGAGTACCTTTGAGGAAAGGGGTACATTATTAGAAGGAGAGGTAGAGATGATATGTGTAGAGACGGTGTTGTATAGGCTActattggtgttgttggtgggtgAGTGAATGAATTGAAATTGAAATGATACATTCCGTCATGGCTccataaatatataaaagtagcATAATTTGAACAACACCCAATCCTAGtaaaccaaccaaccgacCAACCCATCTAATATCCCAATTTACATACCCATAACCTACTGAAGAGGATCAATTCCTCCAAAAGTAACACTCTTGACCACCAAGAACTCATCAATACCGTACTTGCTGCCTTCGCGACCAAAGCCACTCTGCTTGACACCGCCGAATCTATTCAACCAATCCAGTTAGCAAGAATCACCACACAACAACATTCAACGAATAAGAATTGTAAGCAAGGGTATACTCACGGCGAAGCAACATCACTAATAAGTCCCGTGTTAACACCCACCATACCAAcctccagcgcctccgcAACACGGAAGATGCGCTTGACATTACTGCTGAAGAAGTACCCGGCCAGACCGACCTCAGCCTTGTTAGCCAGGTCAACGACTTCCTTCTCTGTCTCGAAGGGGAAAAGACCCGCCACAGGGCCGAACGTCTCCTCCGAAGCGACGAGCATATCCTTGTTCATCTCCGTGAGGACGGTCAAGTCGTAGAAGTTAGGACCAAGGTGAGCGGCCTTCTGACCGCCCGTCAGGACCTTTGCGCCCTTGGACACAGCGTCGCGAACGTGTTCGTCGACTTTGTTGACAGCGCGGTCGTGGATAACCGGACCGTGGGTGACGCCTTCTTCGAAGCCAGCACCCAGCTTGAAgttcttgaccttctcggCGAAGCGCTTGGCGAATTCATCGTAGATGCCGCGCTGCACGTAGATGCGGTTCGCGCACACGCAGGTCTGTCCGGAGCTACGGAACTTGGAGGCTACAGCGCCGGCGACGGCAGCGTCGAGGTCCTCGACGTCGTCAAAGACGATGAAGGGGGCGTTGCCACCGAGCTCCCAGGAGACCTTCTTGATGGTCGAGGAGGACTGCTTCATGAGGAGCTTACCGACGTTGGTGGAGCCGGTGAAGGAGACCTTGCGGACCTCGGGGTGAGTGGTGATGGCTTCGCCAACCTCGGGGGTGTTCTGGGATGCGGTGACGATGTTGACGACACCCTTGGGGATACCGGCGCGGTGGGCCAGCTCGGCGAGGGCGTTAGCCGTGAAGGGCGTCTCACCGGGGGTCTTCGCGACAACGGTGCAGCCGGCTGCGAGGGCAGGGCCAATCTTTCTGGTGATCATGGCGGCGGGGAAGTTCCAGGGTGTGATGAGACCGCACACACCGACAGGCTGCTTCAGGGTCATGACCCGGTTGCCggggacggaggaggggataGTGTCACCGTAGATGCGGGGAGCTTCTTCGCTGAACCAttcgaagaagctggcgGCGTAGTTCACCTCGCCCTTGGCGTCGGTGAGTGGCTTTCCGTTTTCCCAGGTTATCAGGGTGGCTAGGTCGTCGGCGTTGTCGATCATGAGCTGGTACCATCTGCGCAGCATGCGGGCGCGCTCGCGGGACAGCGTTGTGCGGAACTTGGGGAAGGCTTCTTTGGCGGCTTGAATAGCCTTCTCGGTATCTGCGGCGGAGAATTCGGGGCATGTTCCGATGAGCTTTCCGGAAGCAGGGTCTGTAGAAGTGGTTCTGTAATGAGTATAGCTGGTCTTTGggcttgttggtggtgaaagGTATATGGCCTACCGTGGACTTCGAAGGTCTGTCCGGATTGAGCGTCTACCCACTCGCCATTGACGTATGCCttttggatgaagagggatTGATCTTTGAGCTACATTATGACCGTTCAATTAGCAATTGGTTCTCGTAGATTGGAGACGAATTGTAACAAACACGAACCTGAGGAACGTTGTAACCCATGGTGGAAACTAGGCGTTTAGTGTGGATAGGAGCAGGAATGGCAAAAGGATAACGAAGGCGCGGTCTTAGGAGCTGCCGGGAAACTGGACGAATAAATCTCTCCATGACTGAAGTACTGAAAATAAATCGCAATCACACCCAGTGGGTCGTGTGGACGAGCAGATGTCCAGCTGCTGCTCTCTCGCTCTTCGTTCCGAAGTTCGGTGCGGGGAGACCTCGGTTTGTCTGAGAGGGTGTCGTGTTTTTGGGTCGGTGTACCACCACTTTCTGCAGCCTGTTATTAAATAGAGATCTAAAGGAGTTTCCAATCAATTCCGGACAAGACCAGCTATTTATTCTCGGAACTAGCAGTGGATTCTGGCAATGGCAATGCGCCGTGAATCTTACCGGCGGCCTTCAAGCGGGGGAGCTGCCGGTCACGTGGGTAGACGTCATTCGGAGCTTTCGGTTGCGCCGCCACGACAGTGCAGGGTTGCTGTCAGGTTCAGAAAGATGAGAGTACTGTATGGCCACTAACCTCGAGTCCTGCAAAATATCAAGGCTAAATTGAAGGCATTTGAGGCCATAGCTGGCTTTTGTTGCGCCTGTATCTCGATATATCACATCCGCGTAATTGGAATACCATATCGATATGCTATCCCTGGCCTCGGTGATAGTGGCCAATCATGAAATGCCGACACGAGAGCTCCGGGGTTTACACCAATAGGAGTACACTAGACTACCGGTACCTGTAACTGTAATACCAGTATATTACGACATATACCATGCGCATCACCGATCTATACAACACCAATTGGGAGTCATTTCTTCGACAAGTATACACATTGGGCAGTTGGCCACAAAGtattagattaataagaTATCACTCATTATCGATGTCATCTTCACCACGCGTGCCTGTTGAGGACCTGCCCTCGCTTTTGGAACGGTAATTCGGATGCATGCGCTTCATATGCAGATTGAGATTCCATGTCCGCGAGAAGCCCTTGCCATGCCTGGAGCACGCCCGGATAGGACAGATCAAGTCCTGCTTGCGATGttccccttttcctttcggTCGAGACCCATCCCCGGTGTCTTCAGGCGCCGTACTGTTGGCTCGCGATGTCGAGCCTCCCTTGATGGAAGCGGCACGAGAGCGTGGCCGTCTGCTCTGAGACCGAGACGGTTGTGAGATTTCAGCATCGGCCTCAGATTCGGGCTCAAGATCAGTCTCAACTTCTGGTTCCGATTCGCTTTCTTCGTATTTCCAGATCTTGGTATCGTCGTCTTGTATATCTTGCTTGATTTTGCCTTCTTTGAGCACCTGAAAAGCCATATCTTCACCAAACAAGGCTGAGCATCTCTGTGCTGTTCGCATCACCACGGCTGGTGGCCAGCCTATCATGGACGCGACACCCAGCACCTCGCTCCAATCCCGTATCCCGAGGCGAATACGACTCGCGGACCGTCGACGATCGCTACCGACGGAGCGGCCCCGTGAGCGGGAAGAGTGTTGTGACTGTGATCTGTGTCGTGAAGTTGCTTGAGAGGAGCTATATACACTTGACTCCGGTTCGCTTGATACATGCGTACTACGAGAACGAGCGTCGCTCGATCCGCTCTTGAAGGATGACCGTCGGGttcgttttcttcctctcgacAGGCTTCTGTCTCTTTGAGAATTGACTTTTCTCTTACGAGGTGACGAGCCAGACATCACACTCTCAGTGTCGGTCTGCCAGTCACTTGCGGAGCTGTCGTCCGCTGCCACTCCGCCCTTACGGGCACGATGAAGGCccaggagaagatcatcaaACCGCGAGAGTATATTCCGAGTGAGCGGGCGTAGTTGTCGTCTTGATTTATCGTCGTCCGTTTGGACAGTAGGGCGTAGTGGAACGCCATCCGCACCCTCACGCTCGCTTTCCCATGCGGTACTTTCGTCCTGCGTCTCGTGTTGAGATGCTGatctttttcttcgatgTGATGTAAATGGCTTCGACTCATAATCCCATTCCCTAGCCATAAACCTCTCTTTAGCTGTTCGTAACATGAACGCCATAATCGATTCCTCTAGTTCGGCACTTGGTCGAGGATCTGGCTGCATTCTCAGCGTCCAAGCATCATCGAGACTTTTCCGTACTTCCTCATCCGGTCTAGGCACCTCGGCCGAAGGTAAAGGCCATGCTGTCCAGCGCTTCGGAGGAGCAAATGtatccatctcatccagcaGTTGGTCATTTGTCTCAGTTGCCCGTCTCGCGATCTCCCGCGCCCGGACCCGGAGCGCATAAGCGTTGTACAAATGAGCAGCTAGATCTCGAGCACGAATATCTTCCAGAGCTTGAGCGTTCTGCCTCTCTTCGGCAGTCAATCTTCTCCATGTAGACTCAGGCCCGCGGAATCTGTTGGGACGGTACGAATGCGCCGGAGGGGTCTCTGAATCACGCTGGTGATCATGCCCAGTAATTTTTTGAAgtggctgcttctgctcccgccgccgccgctgatTTTCAGGTGAGTGAGGTGCCGATGCATAGCTATCCGCATCTGAACCAGATTGTTCGCCATTGCTCTCAACGTACGTAGCATCCGAGTGATCATTATCGAtcggctcctcttccataaTCACATCAAGATCTTGCTGGCTATCTCCTGTCCCAGTTTGGGTTTCTGGGTAGGGTACCAGATCGGCAACATCTTGGCTGCTCGGACCTCCGAAGATGGACCTGTACGGTTGAGCTGACTGCGGCGGGCTAAAGCGCGCGCCTGAGGGTGAGGACATGCCTCAGAGTTGGCGTTATAGAGCGGGTGGCTTGGCTTTGAGTACATAAATCAATAAAATAGAGGCTTTTGAGTTCAGGCCCATATGCAGCAAATTCGGCTAGATAGCGACTATCTAGATGGTCGTTCGGTTGATGATCATCAACGTTGGCGGTGTGGCTGCAGGCTTATCTTCGGAGAATTAGAGTTGCCAATCTATTGCATAAGTATCCATACAACCAGTGTGATCAGAAACGAATTGCGCACTTCTAAGTTAAGGATTCGGGATTGTTGTTGGAAGACTTATTAAATGGTGCGGATCAAGACGAAAAAGTCGAATGCACGTGACTTGATACATGTCTACTGGACATCACGATAGGTCCActgctttctttttactAACACATTGAATCATACGGTGTCGAGAGATGAGCATGATTTATTCAAGGTAGGATGTACTCAGTTGCTATGTAAGGGTGGCTAGTCTCGTATGGTAGTATGTGAACTGATCTCCAAATTTATTCTTACCCAACCTCCCGAAGATTAAACCCATATTGAACCTATACATGGCTCTTTGTAGTATTGAAATCTAGCAGAAATCATACAGCAGACATATCCTGGTCAGACGGTAGACGTGTATACTTATTAGACAACACTCTAACTGAATGCTATGATAAATACAAAGAATCAAGACGCCAATATAGGAATGCTTCCAAATCCCAGCAGGATATCATTCTATTGTCACAGAAAAGCCAACTTTTATGTGCCTAACTTCATTTCTGGCCCTCCTTCTCGAGCTTTCTCCGCTTAGACCGCAGCTTGGCAGCCTCTTCGGACTTCTGCTTGTTCGAGtacatcatcttctcgaggagcttgcgcttcttccggctcatcatcatcttctgcctctccagctcttcctcctccttgcgcttcttggaggcgatcttcttggcctgagcggacttcttcttggctgcttcgccagcaccgccaccagacgagaaaggaagaccagcagcttcagcctccagctccttctggTGCTGTGTCCGGgcggcttcctcttcatcctcagaCTCGGAGGCGGCCTCGTTGTCCTCGAAGCCGCCGAagtcctcgtcctcttcctcgctctcgctctcgtcCTCATCAGTCTCAGCGACGTCCATGCCACCGTTGATATCGGACTCTTCCTCGCTTTCAGCCTCggactcctcttccttggtctcggccttcttctcatcagtggcctcctccatctcctcgtcgctgtctTCGTCTAGCTCTGcctcaccttcctcctcctgctcggcCAAGCTGGCGCGAGGGTCATAGCCACCCTTGGAAGGCTTGACCCACGGGCTCAGGTGAGGGGGAAGAGTGGCGCCAGGGGCGTACAGATCAGCACGGAGGAGCTTGCCCTCGTTGATGCAGTCCCACACCCATTGGGGCTGGACATAGGTTCTGCCAGGAATGCGGGTACCCGGTCTGACCTTCTGGGCAGCACCGTCTGTCGAAGCAGCAGGGATAGCAGGCAGCGAAGACTCAGGCAGAGAAGGGCGATCGACAATTTGGTGGGTAATGCGAGTATCCGTCTCATCGTGGGTGAAAGCTCCGTCACCGAGGACAGCGTCCCATCCAATCCTGGTGCAGCCGAAGGAGCGAAGGATGAACTCCAGGGGCGCCTTGGGGGCCTCACGGGAAACGTAGAAAACGAAAGGTGCGAACAGAGAACCAGCCTCATCGCCGCTCAAGTCGGGCTGGGGAAGAGTGTCGGCCTCGGGGGCAGTAGGCTCGAACTTGTCGATAGCCTCAGAAGCTTCTTCGGTTGTCTCGGTAACTTGCTCGTCTTTGGTCTGATCCAAGCCTGCGGTCTTGATGACCTTGTCGACCTTGGCCTGAACCTCCTTGGAGACTTCCTGGTTGGAAGGCTTGCTCGCCTGCTTGTTGGCTTCGAGAGCCTTGGGGGGTTCGCCGACGGTGCGACCCTCCAGAGTGAAGGCCGCCAACTCAGCACCATTCTCGTCGCTCCTCTTATCGAACTTGGGGGGATAGCGAAGACCAAGAGTCGAGTAAAGACGATAGTTGACGAATCCGAGCAGAGTCGTGTAGAAGTCGACGAAGGTGGCCATGATACGGTAGTCGACGTCGCCGTTGACACGCTGCACGAAGCGGTAGGGCACAAGCCACATGATGTCCTGTCCCTGGATAGTCGCCTGGTAGTAGATACCCTTGATCGACAGGAAAGATTTGCGCAGGGAGTTCGTGGTGATCAGGTAGTGCTGGAACTCGTGGGTAACCCGCTGGCAGAGAGCGATGGTCTTGGCTGGGAcatggggagaagaggggaggttgGCAAAGAGGAACAGCAGAGACAAGGCATCGTCGAGATCTCTCAGAGCGTCAATGAATGTCGGGTAGCGCTCCTTGATGATGTGGTCCAAGGTGAGCTTCGGCGCATGGTTCTTCTCCAAACGGGACGCATCAGAGACTTCACCACGTCCAAGAGAGCGGGCAATCTTCTTCGCAAGCGCCTTTTGGTCACGGAACTTCCTCAGGAGGGGCtcatggaggaggaactgAATATCTTTCGTGTAGTAGAAAGTGGTGTTGGGAGTGGAAGTCTTggaagccttcttcttgttccggGGCTCACGGGGGTAAATTCCTGTTTTGCGACAGAGAACGAATCAGCACCATGTATATGATTTAAACCCTCAATCCATCGAAAGGATATGCATACCCTTGAAGATACATAGTCGACGGAAATCCGGGAGGGAAATCTGAAGTTTGCGCACGGCCTGGGTTCTGGTAATGTAGTTTTTGGCCTGGCCAGAGGTTCCTGAAAAACGGAAATTGTTAGCATGAAATTTTCGCATGAAAATTAGGAGTGTAGGTACCCTTCTTCTTAATCTTAGCCATGTTTGCGACTGTTCTGGTGCAAGTGTTGCGGGTTGAAGATTGGAGAAAATCCCGATAACCAGAAAAATCTCgataagttttttttttcttttacttttctggATCAGCAGCTCGGAGTGGTCCGTGCACGGcggaaaagggaaatgcGCGGAGTCTTGGCACGTGAAGCCAACCGGACAGCTGGAGATCCGCGgcctccaactcccccaAGCGTTTCACGGCCGTTGCATAGGCCGTCTCTTGATCAATACGGGTATGCGCTGAGTGATCAGCTTCTTTGAAGTCAGTATGGGGGTAGATCATAGGAAAGCCGCCGTGTTTGGTGGTGCTCTGGCCCTGCGACTTCTTCTCTCAGTACTATTCCCCTCACTCCCCGACTTGTTGACGGGTAGAGTCGAGGTATCAACACCGGTGACCAGCTTCAAAAGACGTAAGTCAGAGGTAGCAGTCTTGAGGCTACTGGAAGCTAATACTCGCTCTTATAGTTCAAGAGGGTCTTTTCCTGTACATGCGCAATGTTTCCCCCTATGATGGAGGCGTCTTTCACCAGGTATAACCGACGACTATACATTCAAGTGAACCCTCCTAACAGAGCACAGGCACCgctacttcttcctctatTTTCCCTCCTACCGAACGCGCAatcccatcctcttcctacGGCGTTATTCTATTCAATGATAGACCTGGTGAACGCAAATGCTCTGGTTACGATCTCGGATTCAGGACAGGCGGTATCGGGGAGATTCTATTCGGCATTGCGAAAGCATATCAGATGGGATGGAGTGTCTATTGCGGCATGGTAATGGCGGACATCTATACTTTGTGTTTCTCGGTGCTGACCTTGTCAGGTTCCTG harbors:
- the UGA2 gene encoding NAD-dependent succinate-semialdehyde dehydrogenase (COG:C;~EggNog:ENOG410PFH7;~InterPro:IPR010102,IPR015590,IPR016160,IPR016161, IPR016162,IPR016163;~PFAM:PF00171;~go_function: GO:0009013 - succinate-semialdehyde dehydrogenase [NAD(P)+] activity [Evidence IEA];~go_function: GO:0016491 - oxidoreductase activity [Evidence IEA];~go_function: GO:0016620 - oxidoreductase activity, acting on the aldehyde or oxo group of donors, NAD or NADP as acceptor [Evidence IEA];~go_process: GO:0009450 - gamma-aminobutyric acid catabolic process [Evidence IEA];~go_process: GO:0055114 - oxidation-reduction process [Evidence IEA]), producing the protein MERFIRPVSRQLLRPRLRYPFAIPAPIHTKRLVSTMGYNVPQLKDQSLFIQKAYVNGEWVDAQSGQTFEVHDPASGKLIGTCPEFSAADTEKAIQAAKEAFPKFRTTLSRERARMLRRWYQLMIDNADDLATLITWENGKPLTDAKGEVNYAASFFEWFSEEAPRIYGDTIPSSVPGNRVMTLKQPVGVCGLITPWNFPAAMITRKIGPALAAGCTVVAKTPGETPFTANALAELAHRAGIPKGVVNIVTASQNTPEVGEAITTHPEVRKVSFTGSTNVGKLLMKQSSSTIKKVSWELGGNAPFIVFDDVEDLDAAVAGAVASKFRSSGQTCVCANRIYVQRGIYDEFAKRFAEKVKNFKLGAGFEEGVTHGPVIHDRAVNKVDEHVRDAVSKGAKVLTGGQKAAHLGPNFYDLTVLTEMNKDMLVASEETFGPVAGLFPFETEKEVVDLANKAEVGLAGYFFSSNVKRIFRVAEALEVGMVGVNTGLISDVASPFGGVKQSGFGREGSKYGIDEFLVVKSVTFGGIDPLQ
- a CDS encoding uncharacterized protein (COG:S;~EggNog:ENOG410PQ73;~InterPro:IPR019622;~PFAM:PF10680), whose protein sequence is MSSPSGARFSPPQSAQPYRSIFGGPSSQDVADLVPYPETQTGTGDSQQDLDVIMEEEPIDNDHSDATYVESNGEQSGSDADSYASAPHSPENQRRRREQKQPLQKITGHDHQRDSETPPAHSYRPNRFRGPESTWRRLTAEERQNAQALEDIRARDLAAHLYNAYALRVRAREIARRATETNDQLLDEMDTFAPPKRWTAWPLPSAEVPRPDEEVRKSLDDAWTLRMQPDPRPSAELEESIMAFMLRTAKERFMAREWDYESKPFTSHRRKRSASQHETQDESTAWESEREGADGVPLRPTVQTDDDKSRRQLRPLTRNILSRFDDLLLGLHRARKGGVAADDSSASDWQTDTESVMSGSSPRKRKVNSQRDRSLSRGRKRTRRSSFKSGSSDARSRSTHVSSEPESSVYSSSQATSRHRSQSQHSSRSRGRSVGSDRRRSASRIRLGIRDWSEVLGVASMIGWPPAVVMRTAQRCSALFGEDMAFQVLKEGKIKQDIQDDDTKIWKYEESESEPEVETDLEPESEADAEISQPSRSQSRRPRSRAASIKGGSTSRANSTAPEDTGDGSRPKGKGEHRKQDLICPIRACSRHGKGFSRTWNLNLHMKRMHPNYRSKSEGRSSTGTRGEDDIDNE
- the nop7 gene encoding mRNA-binding ribosome synthesis protein NOP7 (BUSCO:EOG09261L4M;~COG:J;~EggNog:ENOG410PH1N;~InterPro:IPR036420,IPR001357,IPR010613;~PFAM:PF06732;~go_component: GO:0005730 - nucleolus [Evidence IEA];~go_process: GO:0042254 - ribosome biogenesis [Evidence IEA]), which translates into the protein MAKIKKKGTSGQAKNYITRTQAVRKLQISLPDFRRLCIFKGIYPREPRNKKKASKTSTPNTTFYYTKDIQFLLHEPLLRKFRDQKALAKKIARSLGRGEVSDASRLEKNHAPKLTLDHIIKERYPTFIDALRDLDDALSLLFLFANLPSSPHVPAKTIALCQRVTHEFQHYLITTNSLRKSFLSIKGIYYQATIQGQDIMWLVPYRFVQRVNGDVDYRIMATFVDFYTTLLGFVNYRLYSTLGLRYPPKFDKRSDENGAELAAFTLEGRTVGEPPKALEANKQASKPSNQEVSKEVQAKVDKVIKTAGLDQTKDEQVTETTEEASEAIDKFEPTAPEADTLPQPDLSGDEAGSLFAPFVFYVSREAPKAPLEFILRSFGCTRIGWDAVLGDGAFTHDETDTRITHQIVDRPSLPESSLPAIPAASTDGAAQKVRPGTRIPGRTYVQPQWVWDCINEGKLLRADLYAPGATLPPHLSPWVKPSKGGYDPRASLAEQEEEGEAELDEDSDEEMEEATDEKKAETKEEESEAESEEESDINGGMDVAETDEDESESEEEDEDFGGFEDNEAASESEDEEEAARTQHQKELEAEAAGLPFSSGGGAGEAAKKKSAQAKKIASKKRKEEEELERQKMMMSRKKRKLLEKMMYSNKQKSEEAAKLRSKRRKLEKEGQK